The sequence CCCAACACTCTGCTCGACGCCATCCTGGACGAGGCGGGCATCTCGCACGCCGGCCTCGCCGCCCACGTCAACCAGGCGGGCCGCGGACGCGGTCTCGCGCTGCGCTACGAACACACCGCCGTGGCACGGTGGCTGAAGGGCCAGCGGCCCCGCGGCCAGGTGCCCGACCTGATCTGCGAGGTGCTGGCGGCGCGGCTCCAGCGGCCCGTCACGCTCGACGACATCGGGCTCGGCGTGCCCGGCGAACCCGCCGGCTCGCACGCCGGTTCGCTCGGCCGGTTCGTGGAGCGGGCCACCGCCCTGTGGCGGTCGGACGAACAGCAGCGGCCCCACGTGCTCGGCGCCTGCGCGGTCACCGGGACGCCCGCCGTGATGCCGGTGTGGGAGTGGGAGAACCCGCCCGAGGACGTCGACGTCTCCCGGGGCGGCCGGCAGCAGGTGACCGCGGCCGACATCGAGGTGCTGCGCGCCGCCCGAGCGCACTACGAGCAGATGTACCGCAAGGCCGGCGGGATCGCGACCCGGACCCGCGTCGTCGGCTTCCTCAACGCCGAGGCCGCGCCGCTGCTGCGGGGCAGTTACACCGACGCCACCGGACGCCAACTGCACCGGGCCACCGGCGGCTTGGTGGCGATCGCGGGCATCTGCGCGTACGACTCCGACGCCCACGGACTGGCCCAGCGCTACTTCCACCAGGCGCTCAGGCTCGCCAAGGCCAGCGGGGACCGGGGGCTCGGGGCGTATGTGATCGCGCTGCTGGTCAACCAGTCGCTGTTCATGCGGGAGTACCGGCAGGCCGTCGCCTTCGCCGAGGCCGCGCTGCGCACCGCCGGCCGGCACATCACCCCCGCGCTCGCCTCCGACCTGTACGCCATGCAGGCCAAGGCGTACGCCCACCTCGGCGACGGCGGCGGCGCGCTGTCCCGCATCCGGCGCGCGGAGACGGCGGCCGAGCGGATCCGGCGCGGCCACGAGCCCGACGAGACCGGCTATGTGCAGCCGGGACTGGTCCATGTGCAGGTGGCCGAGGCGCTGCTCAGCCTCGGCGACCTGACCGCGGCCCGGGAGCACGCGGCGGCGGCCGTCGGCACCCCCGCCCACGACCGGGGACGGGTGCACCGGCTGGCCATGCTCAGCACCATCGAGCTGCGCCGGGGCAACGCCGACCGGGCCGTCGCCACCGCGGTGCAGATGGCGGAGCAGGCCCGCGGCATGGAGTCCCAGCGGCTGCGCGACCGGCTCCGCGCGGTGCGCGAGCATCTGGTGCGCTGCGGCTCGGCCGGCACCGCCGAGGCCGCCGAACTGATCGACGGAGCGCTGCGCGTGCCGTTGTAGGCCCACTGTGGGGTACACGGTCCCTGCTGCGATATTGCCACTCCCCGACGGAAGGTGGCATACCGTGCAGTGGACGAAACACTGTGAAAAAACCGTGTATGAGAACCGCTGGTTCCGTGTCAACCTCGCGGATGTCGAGCTGCCGGACGGCCGGCACCTCGACCACTTCCTCATCCGGATGCGCCCCGTGGCCGTGGCGACGATCGTCAACGAGGCGAACGAGGTGCTGCTGCTGTGGCGGCACCGCTTCATCACCGACAGCTGGGGCTGGGAGCTGGCGGCGGGCGTCGTCGAGGACGGCGAGGACATCGCGTGCGCGGCGGCCAGGGAACTGGAGGAGGAGACCGGCTGGCGGCCGGGGCCCCTGCACCACCTCATGAGCGTGGAGCCGTCCAACGGCCTCACCGACGCCCGGCACCACGTCTACTGGTCCGACCGGGGCGAGCACGTCGGACATCCCGTGGACGACTTCGAGTCGGACCGGCGGGAATGGGTCCCCCTCAAACTCGTCCCCGACCTCATCGCCCGTGGGGAGGTCCCGGCCGCCAACATGGCGGCCGCGTTACTGCTGCTGCACCACCTCAGGCTCGCCGAGGGCTAATGGGCCTTCAGCGCCTGCCACAGCGTCACCACGAGCGCGCCGACCGCGGTCAGCGCGGCGAGCGAGGGCAGCGGCCAGCGCGCGTGTTCCAGCGAGGCCATCCGGGAGTTCAGGTCGTCCAGTTCCTTGGCGGTCTCCTCGGTGCGGTGGCGGAGCAGTGCCAGGCCTCCCTCGACTCGGGCGTACGCCACATCAAGGCGGCGCCGTAACTCTGCGAGTTCTCCATGGACCACGGGATGCTCCGGTTCGACGGTCACGGGTCCGCTCCTCTCGGTAGTCGAAATGAATGGTTCCGCATCCCTTGCATGCGCATCATGAGTCAACTCGCCTGGTGGGCGCGTGGGGAGCGTGTGCGGCGGGCATCTGTGTGCCCGGCGCGCACACGGTGTGTGAAACGGTCGGGCCCGGCACCGTACTCCGGTGCCGGGCCCGATGGCGTCGCTCTTCGTAATCAGCCGTAGGTGTAGAAGCCCGAGCCGGTCTTCCGGCCGAGCCGGCCCGCCTCCACCATGCGCTGGAGCAGCGGGGGAGCGGCGTACAGCGGCTCCTTGTACTCGGCGTACATCGAGTTGGCGATGGAGACGATGGTGTCCAGGCCGATCAGGTCGGACAGCTTCAGCGGGCCCATCGGGTGGGCGCAGCCCATCTCCATGCCGTTGTCGATGTCCTCGCGGCTGGCGATGCCGGACTCGAACATCCGGATCGCGGAGAGCAGATAGGGCACCAGCAGCGCGTTCACCACGAATCCGGAGCGGTCCTGGGCGCGGATGGCGTGCTTGCCGAGCGCCTTCTCGGCGAAGACCTGGGCACGGCTCAGCGTGCCCTCGGAGGTGGTGAGCGCCGGGATCAGCTCGACCAGCTGCTGCACCGGGGCCGGGTTGAAGAAGTGGATGCCGACCACATGGTCCGGGCGGGAGGTGGCGACGGCCAGCTTCACCAGCGGGATCGAGGAGGTGTTGGAGGCCAGGATGGCGTCCGGCCGGGTCACCACCTGGTCGAGCACCTGGAAGATCTCGGTCTTGACCTGCTCGTTCTCCACGACGGCCTCGATCACCAGGTCCCGGTCGGCGAACTCGCCGAGGTCGGTGGTGAAGCTCAGCCGGGCCTGGGCGGAGTCCCGCTCCGCCTCGGTGATCTTGCCGCGCTCGGCGGCCTTGGCCAGGGAGTTGTACAGCCGGGTACGGCCGAACTCCAGGGCCTCGCCGGTGGTCTCGGCGACCTTCACGTCCAGTCCCGCGCGGGCGCACACCTCGGCGATGCCCGCGCCCATCTGGCCGCAGCCCACGACTCCGACGCGCTCGATGTCGGTCACATCGTCCCCTTCGCTGGTCTTCCGGCTGGCTGGCAGGACCTCCGGGTTTCGGCGCCTGCTCCGATCGTGCACGTTACCGCCAAGTATCGATGATCGATCGCCCGGGTGGGGGCATGCTGGAGCGCGGAACGATCCGTGAGCGAGCGGATCCGGAGCGTACGGGAGGTACCCGGTGGCACGCGTCTCGCGGCGGGTCCTGGCCCGGGCCGCACTGTCCGCACTGGCCGTGCCGGCCCCCGCCCCGGGCGCGCCGCCGCCCGGAACCGCCGCGGTCGCCGCCGCGGGCCCGCGCCGTCCGCCGCGGGCCGCCGGCGAGCTGCGGGGCGTCTGGATCGCGACCGTCGCCAACCGGGACTGGCCCTCGCGGCCCGGCCTCACGGCGGCCCGGCAGCGCGCCGAGCTGACCGCGCACCTCGACCGCGCGGTCCGCGCCCGGCTCAACACGGTGATCCTCCAGGTGCGGCCGGCCGCCGACGCGCTGTGGCCGTCGCCGTACGAGCCCTGGTCCGAGTGGCTCACCGGCACCCAGGGCCGGAACCCGGGCTGGGACCCGCTGGGCACCGCCGTCGAGGAGGCCCATGCCCGGAGCCTGGCACTGCATGCCTGGTTCAATCCGTACCGGGTCGCGAACCACACCGATCCCACCCGGCTGGCCCCTTCCCACCCGGCCCGCAGGCACCCCGGCTGGGTGGTGCCGTACGGCGGCCGGCTGTACTACAACCCGGGGCTGCCCGAGGTCCGCGCCTTCGTGCGGCGGGCGATGCTGGACGCGGTCGCCCGCTATCCGGTCGACGCCGTCCACTTCGACGACTACTTCTACCCCTATCCGGTCGCCGGGCAGACCTTCGACGACGACGAGGCCTACGACCGCCACGGCGGTGCCTTCCCGCACCGGGCCGCCTGGCGCCGGGACAACATCGACACGCTGGTGCGGGAGACGGCCGCCGGGATCCGCCGGGTCCGGCCCGGCACCCGGTTCGGGATCAGCCCGTTCGGCGTCTGGCGCAACGCCGCCACCGATCCGCGCGGCTCCGGGACCCGGGCGGGCGTCCAGACGTACGACGACCTGTACGCGGATACCCGCACCTGGGTCCGCGAGCACTGGATCGACTACGTCGTCCCGCAGCTGTACTGGCACATCGGCGACCCCGCCGCCGACTACGCGGCCCTCGTCGCCTGGTGGTCCGAGGCCGCCCGGTCCACCGCGACGCACCTGTACCTCGGCGAGGCGCTGTACAAGGCGGGCGCGGCCGGGCAGCCGGCGGCCTGGCAGGACCCGGCCGAGCTGTCCCGGCATCTCACGCTCGCCGCCCGGTATCCGCAGGTGCGCGGGCATGTGTTCTTCGCCGCCGGGGACCTGGCGGCCGACCCGGCCGGCGCGATGGCGCGTGTGGTCGCCGACCACTACCGGGGGCCGGCGAGACCACCGCGCTGACTACGGCTGCCGCTCGTTCCTGTGCTCGACCTGGCAGTCGGGCCCGGGAGACATGATCGTCTCGTGTCCGTTCTCGGCGCGGACGCGGTACGGCGGATTGCCCTCGGAACCGAGTACTTCGACCACTTCCACGACATGGTCCTGCTGGCCCACCACCCTGCCGTGCTGGACCAGCCTGTCGCCCTTGGACGCGTGCATCGGGGCCCTCCTTGCGCTCACGACCGCTGCGTGACGGCGATGCACACGAGCACGGCCACGGCGGTCAGCGGTGCGGCCACCGTGAAGTGCTCGCCCAGCAGCAGCGCCGACCACACCAGTGTGAGCAGGGGCTGGGCCAACTGCAACTGGCTGGCCCGCGGGACGCCGATGGCGGCCATGCCCCGGTACCAGACGACCAGACCGAGGAACTGCGAGCCGAGGGTCACCCACAGCAGCCCGGCGACGCCGTGCCCGGTCAGGTGCGCGGGCTCGTACGCCAGCGCCACCGCGGCGGCCGGCACGCTCAGCGGCAGACACAGCGCCAGCGCCCAGCCGATGACCTGCCAGCCCGGCATCACCCGGGCCAGCCGGCCGCCCTCGGTGTAGCCGGCCGCGCAGACCAGCAGGGCCGCGAAGAGATAGCCGTCGGCCGGGGTGAGGGCGCCGCCGCTCTGGGCGAGGGTGAAGGCGATCACGGCCGCCGCGCCCGCCACGGCCGCCAGCCAGAACCGGCGGGAGGGCCTGACGCCGGTGCGCAGGGCCGAGAACACGGCCGTGGTCAGCGGCAGCAGCCCCACCACGACGGCCGCGTGCGCGGTGGTGGACGTCTGCAGGGCCAGCGTGGTCAGCATCGGGAAGCCCAGCACCACTCCGGCGGCGACCACGGCCAGCCCGGCCAGATGGCGGCGCGCCGGCAGCCGTACCCGCAGCGCCAGCAGACAGCCTCCGGCGACGAGGGCGGCGAGGACCGCGCGCACCGCCACCAGCGACCACGGGCCGAAGCTCTCCAGTCCCCAGGCGGTGGACGGGAAGGTCAGCGAGAAGGCGATCACACCGAGACCGGCCTGGAGGGTGCCCAGGCCGCGGAGGTCTCCGGGAGTGGTGACCGCTATCGGGCTCGCGGTAGTAGCGCTACTCTGTGTTCTCATGCAACAGCGTAGCAGTGTGGGTGAATTGGTCGAACAGCTGCGACAGGAGCTGGACCGCTACTCTCCTGGTGGAAAGCTGCCGTCCAGCAGGGCCCTGGTCGCGCGGTTCCGGGTGAGTCCGGTGACCGTCTCCCGGGCCCTCGCCCGGCTCGCCGCCGAGGGCCTGGTGGTCACCCGCCCCGGTGCCGGTGCCTTCCGGGCCCGGCCGCACCAGTCGGCGGGACCCGCCGGGGACACCTCCTGGCAGGAGGTCGCCCTCAGCGCCGACGGCGCGGCCGACCTCGTCCCGCGCACGGTGGACGCCTCGGGCGTCACGGTCTCGCTGGCCGCCCCGCCGCCCGGAGTGCTGGAGTTCAGCGGCGGCTACCCGCACCCCTGTCTGCAACCGGAGCGGGCCATGGCTGCGGCCCTGGCCCGGGCCGGCCGGCGGCCCGGCGCCTGGGAGCGACCGCCGCTGGAGGGGCTGCCCGAGCTGCGGGAGTGGTTCGCGCGCGGGATCGGCGGCGCCGTCACGGCCGCCGAGGTGCTGATCGCCGCGGGCGGCCAGGCGGCCCTGGCCACCGCGCTGCGCGCGCTCGCCCCGCCCGGCGCCCCGGTGCTGGTGGAGTCGCCCACCTATCCGGGCATGCTGGCCCTCGCCCGCGCGGCCGGGCTGCGGCCCGTCCCGGTGCCCGTGGACCCCGACGGAGTCCGTCCCGGCCTGCTCGCGGACGCCTTCCGCGCCACCGGCGCCCGGGTCTTCGTCTGCCAGCCGCTGTTCCAGAACCCGACCGGTGCCGTGCTGGCCCCCGCCCGGCGCGCCGAGGTGCTGCGCATCGCCCGCGAGGCCGGCGCGTTCGTCGTCGAGGACGACTTCGTGCGCCGTCTCGCGCACGCCGACGCCGGGCCGCTGCCCCGGCCGCTGGCCGCCGACGACCCCGACGGCGTGGTCGTCCACGTCGGCTCGCTGACCAAGGCGACCTCGCCGAGCTTCCGGGTGAGCGCGCTGGCCGCGCGCGGGCCGGTGCTGGAACGCCTGCGCGCGATCCAGGTCGTGGACAGCTTCTTCGTGCCCCGCCCGCTCCAGGAGGCCGCTCTCGAACTCGTCGGCTCTCCGGCCTGGCCGCGCCATCTGCGCGCGCTGTCGGCCGAGCTGAAGACCCGCCGTGACGCCATGACGGGCGCGCTCGCCCGGGAGCTGCCCGAGCTGGCCCTGCCGCACATCCCGGCCGGCGGCTACCACCTGTGGCTGCGGCTGCCCGAGGGCCTGGACGAGGCCGCGCTGACGGCGGCGGCGCTGCGCGCGGGCGTCGCCCTCACTCCCGGCCGCCCCTACTTCAGCGCCGAACCGCCCGCCGCCCACCTGCGGCTGAGCTTCGCCGCGGTGGCCGGCACCGGGGAGATCGCGGAGGGAGTGCGGCGGCTGCGCGCGGCGTGCGACGAGGTGCGGTGAAAACCGCTCGTGAGTACCGGGTGCGAACTGTGAGGATCATCGTATGAGTGATGCACCCGACCTCCCCGAGGGCTACGAGTTCTCCGCCGACCCGGCCCGCGTCGACGTCGACCGTGTGTACGGCTGGCTGTCGACCGACACGTACTGGGCGCTCGGCCGCCCCCGCGAGAAGCACGAGCGGGCGATGGCGTCCTCGCTGAACTTCGGGGCCTACGACACGGCCTCGGGCGAGCAGGTGGCGTACGCCCGTGTGGTCACCGACCGGGCGATGTTCGCCTGGCTCGCCGATGTGTACGTCGACCCGTCGGTGCGCGGCAAGGGTGTCGGCACCGCGTTCGTCGGCCGGATCCGCGACCACCTCGCGCCCTTCGGGCTGCGCCGGCTGCTGCTCGCCACGGAGGACGCGCACGGGGTCTACGCCAAGCTGGGTTTCCGGCCGCTCGACCGGCCGGACCAGTGGATGGTGCACCTCTTCGAGTGAGCGCGCGGCTCAGGTCCCGCGGGTGTAGTCGGTGGTGAGCACCAGGTCCTTCGCCGGCCCGCCGACCCGCCACACCGTGCGCCAGCGGCCGGCGTCCAGGACGGTGAACTCGCCCCGGTAGAGGTCGGCCGCGCACGGGTGGTCGGCGACGTACCGGCCCGTGGTCAGGTCCAGGTCGTGGAAGGGCCGCCCGTCCGCGAAGCGCACGTCCGCCCGGCCCGGCGCGGGCCCCGGCAGGAACCGCAGCGTCCGGGTGGCCGGCCGGGCCACCCCGCGCCAGGTGAAGACGCCGGACTCCTCGTGCAGCAGCCCGCCGCCCTCCAGCGGGCCGAAGACGGTGACCCCGGTGAAGTGCCCGTCGTCCCCGCTCGCCAGGTCCCGCACCGCGCGCTCGACGCGCCAGCGCCCGGACAGATAGGCCGGCAGATCGGCCACCGGCCAGAACTCTTCCTCACGCATCCCTCGCGGCCTGCCCCTCTTTCCGTCCCGTCTCGGTCCACCCCATTGACGTGCTCATACCCCTTCCCTATCTTGCCGTTCGAAGTGCTGACCAATGTCTGATATTTCGAACAACGAGCCGCGGAGTATCCATGTCACGCACCACCCGCCTCGGACTCGGCCTGGGAGCGAGCGCCGTCCTGCTCGCCACCACCGCCCTCCCCGCCCCCGCCCACGCCGAGGAGGCCACCGACTACGCCATCACCGTCGACCCCTCCGCCACCGGTCCCGCGATCCCACGGAGCATGTACGGGGTCTTCTTCGAGGACATCAACCGCGCCGCCGACGGCGGCCTGTACGCCGAACTCGTCCAGAACCGTTCCTTCGAGTACTCCGCCGCCGACAACGCCTCGTACACCCCGCTGACCGCCTGGACGGTCTCCGGCACCGCCCGGGCGGTGAACGACCCGGGCCGCCTCAACGACCGCAACCGCACCTACCTGGCGCTGGGCGCCGGCTCGTCCGTCACCAACTCCGGCTACAACACCGGCATCGCCGTACGGGACGGCGAGCGGTACGACTTCTCGGTGTGGGCCCGCGCCGAGGCCGGCAGCACGCTCGCCGTCACCCTCCAGGACTCCGGCGGCACGCTCGCCACCGCCCGGCGGATCGCCGTCGGGAAGAACGGCTGGGCCCGCTACAAGGCCACGTTCACCGCCACCCGCACCAGCACCACGGGTCGGCTCGCCGTGGCCGCCGACGCCGCCACCGCCCTGGACATGGTGTCCCTCTTCCCGCGCGACACCTACAAGCACGAGCCCAACGGCCTGCGCAAGGACCTCGCCGAGAAGGTCGCCGCCCTGCACCCGGGCTTCGTCCGCTTCCCCGGCGGCTGCCTGGTCAACACCGGCTCCATGCGGGACTACAGCGAGGCGTCCGGCTGGCAGCGGGCGCGCTCCTACCAGTGGAAGGACACCGTCGGCCCGGTCGAGCAGCGCGCCACCAACGCCAACTTCTGGGGCTACAACCAGAGCTACGGACTCGGGTACTACGAGTACTTCCGGTTCGCCGAGGACATCGGAGCCATGCCGCTGCCCGTCGTGCCGGCCCTGGTGACCGGCTGCGGCCAGAACAAGGCCGTGGACGACGACGCCCTCCTGGAGCGGCACATCCAGGACACCCTGGACCTCATCGAGTTCGCCAACGGACCGGCGACCTCCGCCTGGGGCAGGGTCCGGGCGAGGATGGGCCATCCCAGGCCCTTCCACCTCACCCACATCGAGGTCGGCAACGAGGAGAACCTGCCCACCGAGTTCTTCGCCCGCTTCCAGCGCTTCCGCGCGGCCGTCCAGGCGAAGTACCCGTACATGAAGGTCGTCTCCAACTCCGGCCCGGACGATTCCGGCCCGGTCTTCGACACCGCCTGGAAGCTCAACCGGGACGCGGGCGTCGACATGGTCGACGAGCACTACTACAACAGCAAGCGGTGGTTCCTGCAGAACAACGACCGCTACGACTCCTACGACCGCTCCGGTCCGAAGGTCTTCCTCGGCGAGTACGCCTCCCAGGGCAACGCCTTCGAGAACGGCCTCGCCGAGGCGGCCTTCATGACCGGCCTGGAACGCAACGCGGACGTGGTCGAACTCGCCTCCTACGCCCCGCTGTTCGCCAACGAGGACTACGTCCAGTGGCGCCCGGACCTGGTGTGGTTCAACAACCACGCCTCCTGGGGCACGGCCAACTACGAGGTCCAGAAGCTGTTCATGACCAACGTCGGCGACCGCGTCGTACCGAGCACGGCGACCGGCACCCCGGGCGTCAGCGGGCCCATCACCGGCGCGGTCGGCCTGTCCACGTGGAACACCAGCGCCGCCTACGACGACGTACGGGTCACCGGCGCCGACGGCTCCGCGCTGCTCGGCGACGACTTCTCCGGCGACGCCTCGAAGTGGACCCACACCGGGGCCGGCAGCTGGACCGTCCAGGACGGCCGGTACGTCCAGACGGACGACACCGCCGAGAACACCCTGGTCCAGGCCGGCGACCCGTCCTGGCACGACTACGACCTGCATGTGAAGGCCACCAAGAAGTCCGGCAAGGAGGGCTTCCTCGTCGCCTTCGGCGTCAAGGACACCGGGAACTGGTTCTGGTGGAACCTCGGCGGCTGGAACAACACCCAGTCGGCCGTCGAGCAGGCCGTGGACGGCGGCAAGTCCACGCTGATGACCAAGGCGGGCTCGGTCGAGACCGGCCGCGCCTACGACATCGACGTCAAGGTGCGCGGCCGCCAGGTCACCCTCTACCTCGACGGCGAGGAGTGGGGCAGCTTCACCGACGACAAGCCGGCCGAGCCGTTCCGCCAGGTCGTCACGCGCGACGCGAAGACCGGCGAGCTGATCGTCAAGGTCGTCAACGCCCAGTCCGCCGCGGCTCGCACCAGCATCGACCTGGGCGGCGCGAAGGTCGCCTCCCGGGCGAAGGCCGTCACGCTCGCCGCCGCGCCGGACGCGGTGAACTCCGAGACGTCCACGGCGGTCGCCCCGCGCACGTCCACCGTCGACGGGGTCGCGGGGACGTTCACGTACACCTTCCCGGCGAACTCCGTCACCTTCCTGAGGATCAAGCAGAAGTAGGACGGGCGGGCGCGCTCAGACACCGAAGAACCGCTGGGCCGCCCGCACCCCCGCCACCAGCGCGTCCACCTCGTCCGGCGTGTTGTAGACGTAGAAGCTCGCCCGGGTGGTCGCCGGGACGCCGAGGCGTCTGGCGAGCGGCCGGGCGCAGTGGTGGCCGACCCGGACGGCGACGCCCCGCTCGTCCAGCACCTGCCCGACGTCGTGCGGATGGACGCCGTCCACGGTGAAGGAGACGGCCGAGCCCCGGTCGGTGAGGTCGCCCGGGCCGACGATCCGCACCCCCGGCACCTCCGCGAGCAGCTCCAGGGCGCGCGCGGTGAGCGTGTCCTCGTACGCCGCGACCTCCGCCATGCCGAGCCGCTCCAGGTACTCCACCGCCGCCGCGAGCCCCACCGCCTGCGCGGTCATCGGCACGCCCGCCTCGAAGCGCTGCGGCGGCGGCAGGAAGGTGGTGCGGTCCATCTCCACGATCTCGATCATCGAACCGCCGGTGAGGAACGGCGGCAGGCCGGCCAGCAGCTCCGCGCGGCCCCACAGCACGCCGATGCCGTTCGGGCCGAGCATCTTGTGCCCGGAGAAGGCGAGGAAGTCCGCGCCCAGCTCCGTCACGTCCACCGGGCGGTGCGGCACGGACTGGGCGCCGTCCACCACCACCAGCGCGCCCACCGCGTGCGCCCGGTCGGCCAGCTCCCGCACCGGGTTGAGGGTGCCGAGGACGTTGGACTGGTGGGTGAGGGCCAGGACTTTGGTGCGCTCGTCCAGCAGCTCGTCCGCCCGGGTCAGGTCCAGCCGGCCCTCGTCGGTCAGGCCGAACCAGTCCAGCGTCGCGCCCGTCCGTTCGGCCAGCTGCTGCCAGGGCACCAGGTTCGCGTGGTGCTCCATCTCCGTCACCACGATCCGGTCGCCGGGCCCGACCCGGCCGGCGTTGCCGAGCGCGTACGCGACGAGGTTGACGGCCTCGGTGGTGTTCTTGGTGAAGACCACCTCGTCGTCGGCGGCGCCGATGAACCGGGCGACCGTGTGCCGCGCCTGCTCGTACGCCTCCGTCGCCTCGCCGGCCAGCTGGTGCGCGCCGCGGTGCACGGCGGCGTTACGGGTCAGGTAGAAGTCCCGCTCGGCGTCCAGGACCTGGAGCGGCTTCTGCGTGGTGGCCCCGGAGTCCAGGTAGACCAGCGGCGCGCCGCTCGCCACCGTCCGGCCGAGGATCGGGAAGTCCTTGCGCAGCGCGTCCACATCGAAGGCCACGACAGCTCACCTCTCACGGTTTCATCTTCGCTTCTCCGTGAGGCACGCTAGGTCATTCTCACGGAGAACCGCAAGGAATACCATGAGAGGCGTGGATTTTGAGACACCCGTCTACCTGCACCGGCTCCCGGTCCCCGGCGAGGACCGGTACGCCTCGCTGGCGCTGGTCAACACCCGGTTCACCGTCAGCCACGGCCCGGTCGACCTGCTCGACGGCACCGGGGCCGCGCACCTGTGGCTGGTCCGCCGCGCCCTGCTGCCCGACCGGGCGGACCTGAACGGCCGCCAGTCCGGCCGGCTGCGGGCCCTGCGCGAGGCGCTGCGGACCCTCTTCGCGGCCCGCGCCGCCGGGGCCCGGCCGCCAGGCGACGCCCTCGACACCCTGAACGCCGCCCTCGCCGCCGCCCCCGTCACCCCCCACCTCGTCTGGAACGCCGACGGTCCCCGCCGTGCCGACCTGCCCGACGCCGGCAACCCGGTCGCCGCCGCGCTGTTCCTGCTCGCCGAGGACGCCACCGACCTGCTCACCGGCGCCGACGCGGCCCAGCTCGCCGAGTGCGCCGCCCAGGGCTGCGCCCGCTGGTTCCTGCGCTCCCACGGCGCCCGCCGCTGGTGCACCACCAAGTGCGGCAACCGGGTGCGGGCGGCCCGGGCCTACGCGGCCCGGAAGGCCGGTTCACCCTAAAAACACCTGCCGTAAATCCAGCGTTTCCCATTCGGTCATCAAATTCACGCGGCGTTTCCCCGGTCCGGAGGAAGTCGCCCGATTTTTCGGTGAGCACACAACCATTCGGAATGGTCCTCCGTCTAAGTCCGCGAATAGACGGGGTACGCATTCTGTGAGGACACCGAAAATGCATCGCAGCACTCCACCGGACGCCCCCGGCAATGCCGGGAGGAACGCGCGGCCGCGCCCGGACGGGAACCGGATGTGAAAGCGGTGTCCCGGCCGGGGCGGGCCGCCTGCCTGCTCGCCGCCGCCCTCACGGTCACCGCGTTCTGCGCCGGTGACGCCCTCGCGCGCAGCTACCCCTTCGGACCGCGCACCCGCGCCGTCAACGACCTGGGCAACCAGTTCGTGCCCTTCCACGCCCACCTGTGGGACCTGCTGCACGGCAGGGCCGAGGGCGGCCTCCTCGTCAACTGGCAGTCCGGCTACGGCGCCTCCTTCCTGCCCGACCTCGGCACCTACCTCGGCAGCCCCTTCGCCCCGCTGGTCGCCCTCTTCCCCCGCGACGAGATCGACCTCGCGGTGTACGTGATCACCGTCCTGAAGATCGCCTGCGCCGCCGCGGCCATGACCGGGCTGCTGCTCGCCTTCCGGCCCGGCCGCTGGTGGGCGGCGGGCCTGCTCGGCGCCTCCTACGCGCTGTGCGGCTGGACCCTCGCCGACGCCGACTACAACCCGATGTGGCTCGACGGGCTGATCGCCCTGCCCCTGCTGTGCCTGGTCGGCGAGTGGGCGCGCACCGGACGCCGGCGCCTGCCCGGCGCGCTGATCGTCGCGCTCGCCTGGACGGCCAACTTCTACACCGCCTACATGGCCACCCTCGGCGCCGCCCTGGTGCTGCTGCTCCGCCTCGTCCTTATCGGGCCGTCCCGCCGGCAGGCCCTCGCGGCGGCCGGCCGCGCCGCCCTCACCACCGCCCT comes from Streptomyces sp. SCL15-4 and encodes:
- a CDS encoding ABATE domain-containing protein, translating into MRGVDFETPVYLHRLPVPGEDRYASLALVNTRFTVSHGPVDLLDGTGAAHLWLVRRALLPDRADLNGRQSGRLRALREALRTLFAARAAGARPPGDALDTLNAALAAAPVTPHLVWNADGPRRADLPDAGNPVAAALFLLAEDATDLLTGADAAQLAECAAQGCARWFLRSHGARRWCTTKCGNRVRAARAYAARKAGSP